One segment of bacterium DNA contains the following:
- a CDS encoding shikimate kinase, giving the protein KKDRPLLMKSRNVIETIKELLEMRKPYYEKADYILDTTKKPVEIIVEGIIEIIKKEDEKNKS; this is encoded by the coding sequence CAAAAAAGGATAGACCGTTACTGATGAAATCAAGAAATGTAATTGAAACAATTAAAGAATTGCTTGAAATGAGAAAACCTTATTATGAAAAGGCAGATTATATACTGGATACAACTAAAAAACCAGTAGAAATAATTGTTGAGGGAATAATTGAAATAATCAAAAAAGAAGATGAAAAAAATAAAAGTTAA